A genomic segment from Rhodospirillum centenum SW encodes:
- the fliG gene encoding flagellar motor switch protein FliG has protein sequence MLPKIRSDYKSLTGLEKTAVILLALGEERGARLMERLEDDEIRDVSYAMAGLGTVSGKVVERLIRDFSERFAGTGEILGGFDSTERFLARFLPSDRVQEILSELRGPAGRTMWEKLSNVNEQVLANYLRNEHPQTIAVVLTRIRPEHAAKVLGLLPGNLVQMIVSRIIKMEAVPRDVLEDVEKTLRSEFMANYVRAHGHDSHAIMAEILNRTDKELFEQIMDPLEKRMPESATRIKQLMFTFEDLARLDPQAIQTVIRNTDSERLAYALKGLDDPIQQVFLENMSERAAALLREEMDLLGAVRARDVEEARDAILRTTKLLAEEGQIVINRGSDSAAYLVY, from the coding sequence ATGCTGCCGAAGATCCGTAGCGACTACAAAAGCCTGACCGGTCTGGAGAAGACGGCCGTGATCCTGCTCGCGCTCGGCGAGGAGCGCGGGGCGCGGCTGATGGAGCGGCTGGAGGACGACGAGATCCGCGACGTCAGCTATGCCATGGCGGGCCTGGGCACCGTGTCGGGCAAGGTGGTCGAGCGGCTGATCCGCGACTTCAGCGAGCGCTTCGCCGGTACCGGCGAAATCCTCGGCGGCTTCGACAGCACCGAGCGTTTCCTCGCCCGTTTCCTGCCCAGCGACCGGGTGCAGGAGATCCTGTCCGAACTGCGCGGCCCCGCCGGCCGGACCATGTGGGAGAAGCTCTCCAACGTGAACGAGCAGGTGCTGGCCAACTATCTGCGCAACGAGCACCCGCAGACCATCGCGGTCGTGCTGACCCGCATCCGGCCGGAGCATGCGGCCAAGGTGCTGGGCCTGCTGCCGGGCAATCTCGTGCAGATGATCGTCAGCCGCATCATCAAGATGGAGGCGGTGCCGCGCGACGTGCTGGAGGATGTGGAGAAGACCCTGCGCAGCGAGTTCATGGCGAACTATGTCCGCGCCCACGGCCACGACAGCCACGCCATCATGGCGGAAATCCTCAACCGCACGGACAAGGAACTGTTCGAGCAGATCATGGACCCGCTGGAAAAGCGGATGCCCGAGAGCGCCACGCGGATCAAGCAGCTCATGTTCACCTTCGAGGATCTGGCGCGGCTGGACCCGCAGGCGATCCAGACGGTCATCCGCAACACCGACAGCGAACGCCTCGCCTACGCGCTCAAGGGGCTGGACGACCCGATCCAGCAGGTCTTCCTGGAGAACATGTCCGAACGCGCCGCGGCGCTGCTGCGGGAAGAGATGGACCTGCTGGGCGCCGTCCGCGCCCGCGACGTGGAGGAGGCGCGCGACGCCATCCTGCGCACCACCAAGCTGCTGGCGGAAGAAGGCCAGATCGTCATCAACCGCGGCAGCGACTCCGCTGCCTACCTCGTCTACTAG
- a CDS encoding EscU/YscU/HrcU family type III secretion system export apparatus switch protein: protein MTHSRPPRQEARAAALTYEQGSDALPRVVASGRGAVAERIVDLAFLHGVPVREDADLARVLAAIDPGTEIPPDAIMAVAEVLAHLYRLNRSLASDRSGPALTEPKTDPA from the coding sequence ATGACGCATTCCCGGCCACCACGGCAGGAGGCCCGCGCCGCGGCCCTCACCTATGAACAGGGCTCCGACGCTCTGCCGCGGGTGGTGGCGAGCGGGCGCGGGGCCGTGGCCGAGCGCATCGTCGATCTGGCCTTCCTCCACGGCGTCCCGGTGCGCGAAGACGCTGATCTGGCCCGCGTGCTGGCCGCCATCGACCCGGGCACGGAGATCCCGCCCGACGCCATCATGGCCGTGGCCGAGGTGCTGGCGCACCTCTACCGCCTGAACCGCTCTCTGGCGTCGGACCGATCCGGTCCCGCCCTGACCGAACCCAAGACCGATCCCGCCTGA
- the fliP gene encoding flagellar type III secretion system pore protein FliP (The bacterial flagellar biogenesis protein FliP forms a type III secretion system (T3SS)-type pore required for flagellar assembly.), producing the protein MKARATLLAAGAALLTTLLAAAPALAQSFSMDMGGTGDASFAGRMVQVVALVTILSVAPGLLVMVTSFTRIVVVLSLLRSALGLQQTPPNMVLLGLALLLTAYVMGPTLDRSWREGVQPMVDGQITEEQAFERIVEPFRDFMQAHVRPKDLELFRSFEAGTKSGAAPAAGSAGPAPSTEEAASAPGLRTLIAAFVISELRRAFEIGFLLFLPFLVIDMIIAAVLMAMGMMMLPPVIISLPFKIIFFVMVDGWLLVAGALVRSYGGVG; encoded by the coding sequence GTGAAAGCCCGCGCGACGCTGCTGGCGGCCGGCGCCGCCCTGCTGACGACCCTGCTCGCCGCCGCCCCGGCGCTGGCGCAGAGCTTCAGCATGGACATGGGCGGGACCGGCGACGCCTCGTTCGCGGGGCGCATGGTGCAGGTGGTGGCCCTGGTCACCATCCTGTCCGTAGCGCCGGGCCTGCTGGTGATGGTGACGAGCTTCACCCGCATCGTCGTCGTGCTGTCGCTGCTGCGCTCCGCCCTCGGCCTGCAGCAGACGCCGCCGAACATGGTGCTGCTGGGTCTGGCGCTCCTGCTGACCGCCTATGTCATGGGCCCCACCCTTGACCGGAGCTGGCGTGAGGGCGTGCAGCCCATGGTGGACGGCCAGATCACCGAGGAGCAGGCGTTCGAGCGCATCGTCGAGCCGTTCCGGGACTTCATGCAGGCCCATGTCCGGCCGAAGGATCTGGAGCTGTTCCGCAGCTTCGAGGCGGGAACGAAGTCCGGAGCGGCTCCGGCAGCCGGTTCCGCGGGTCCCGCGCCATCCACGGAAGAGGCCGCCAGCGCCCCCGGCCTGCGCACCCTGATCGCGGCCTTCGTCATCTCCGAGCTGCGGCGCGCCTTCGAGATCGGCTTCCTGCTGTTCCTGCCGTTCCTGGTGATCGACATGATCATCGCTGCGGTGCTGATGGCCATGGGCATGATGATGCTGCCGCCCGTCATCATCTCGCTGCCGTTCAAGATCATCTTCTTCGTGATGGTGGACGGCTGGCTGCTGGTCGCCGGTGCCCTGGTGCGCAGCTACGGGGGCGTCGGATGA
- the fliN gene encoding flagellar motor switch protein FliN → MTTQPASYTDTIAKPAGADAAATARPAAPEEPGQDRDELRAIFNVPVNVQVVLGRTTMPVSQLLKLGRGAVVELNRKVGEAVDVFVNDRLIARGEVVIVDDGRLGVTMTEIVKAELSLL, encoded by the coding sequence ATGACGACGCAGCCCGCCAGCTACACCGATACCATCGCCAAGCCCGCCGGGGCGGACGCGGCCGCCACCGCCCGCCCGGCCGCCCCCGAGGAACCCGGCCAGGACCGGGACGAACTGCGCGCCATCTTCAACGTGCCGGTCAATGTCCAGGTCGTGCTCGGCCGCACCACCATGCCGGTCAGCCAGCTCCTGAAGCTGGGCCGCGGCGCCGTGGTCGAACTGAACCGCAAGGTGGGGGAGGCGGTGGACGTCTTCGTCAACGACCGCCTGATCGCCCGCGGCGAAGTGGTGATCGTGGACGACGGCCGCCTGGGCGTCACCATGACCGAGATCGTCAAGGCCGAGCTGAGCCTGCTGTGA
- a CDS encoding flagellar assembly protein FliH yields MPRPFRFGTEFPPDLPPGSADVPPEPLRSTTTVGGFTEEDLESVRDRAFRQGLEVGERNGFERGQQSARQAAEAQMAEALAGIEAALRRADETVGPFREQIERDAVRVVSSLVTRLAPPLLDTVAEAELDTLVLDCLHAAVGTPRLELRLPPGSVERMREQVEKMQAAAGFRGTVALIPDPSLPPGAATADWGTGGAVRDPKVVERRLSDAVAIAISRLTLRGGPRA; encoded by the coding sequence ATGCCCCGCCCCTTCCGGTTCGGAACCGAGTTCCCGCCCGACCTGCCACCCGGCAGTGCCGATGTCCCGCCCGAGCCGCTGCGCAGCACGACGACGGTCGGCGGCTTCACCGAGGAGGACCTGGAATCGGTGCGCGACCGCGCCTTCCGCCAGGGTCTGGAAGTCGGTGAGCGCAACGGCTTCGAGCGCGGACAGCAGAGCGCCCGGCAGGCCGCCGAGGCGCAGATGGCCGAGGCGCTCGCCGGGATCGAGGCCGCCCTGCGGCGGGCCGACGAGACGGTCGGTCCCTTCCGGGAACAGATCGAGCGCGACGCCGTCCGCGTCGTCTCCTCGCTGGTGACGCGGCTCGCCCCGCCGCTGCTCGATACCGTGGCCGAGGCCGAGCTGGACACTCTGGTGCTGGACTGCCTGCACGCTGCCGTCGGCACGCCGCGGCTGGAGCTGAGGCTGCCGCCCGGCAGCGTGGAGCGGATGCGCGAGCAGGTCGAGAAGATGCAGGCCGCCGCCGGCTTCCGCGGCACCGTGGCCCTGATCCCCGACCCGTCGCTGCCACCGGGTGCCGCCACTGCGGACTGGGGTACCGGCGGGGCCGTGCGCGACCCCAAGGTGGTGGAACGCCGCCTGTCGGACGCCGTCGCCATCGCCATCAGCCGGCTGACCCTGCGCGGCGGCCCGCGCGCCTGA
- the fliF gene encoding flagellar basal-body MS-ring/collar protein FliF: protein MANLLQNLRALGQRRLMLLAAAGAGVLLAVALVAFGLSRAPMGLLYAGLDDAEAGRILTQLQSMKVPYQVSGTGGAILLPQDQIARTRMLLAQQGLPSAGGAGYELFDEQGALGLTSFMQRLNKARALEGELARTIQTLNGVKSARVHLSMPDGEAFAPGAAPAGASVVVRTVTGGLDRSQALAIRHLVAAAVPRLQPGAVTVMDASGVVLAADGGATDGLALLHAEELRSATETRLARAIEEMLVPRFGPGNIRVRVAAEIDLGRETLREQTFDPNSRVLRSTQTVEERESSLDRDTDQPTTVEQNLPLEAADAQAPQGSRSESAREEETANYEISSILRERAQDAGEIRRLAVAVVVNGSYVPGADGKSVYQPRSDEELSRIEHLVRTAIGFDDRRGDMVAVENLQFLAGPEEPVAAPATEPGLVGNDMVRLLQWVVLGVVAVLVILLVLRPLVLRSKEVPAPAAAQAAAPPQLADATTPVAGQLTHEGSDLVPAGEEGSQEMDDIVDLRSVEGGVSAAALRRLAGIVDEHPEESITVLRTWIYEGAS from the coding sequence GTGGCGAACCTCCTTCAGAACCTGCGGGCCCTGGGCCAGCGCCGTCTGATGCTTCTCGCGGCAGCTGGAGCCGGCGTCCTGCTGGCCGTCGCCCTGGTGGCGTTCGGCCTCTCCCGTGCGCCCATGGGCTTGCTCTATGCCGGTCTGGACGACGCAGAAGCCGGCCGCATCCTGACGCAGCTTCAGAGCATGAAGGTGCCGTACCAGGTGTCCGGGACGGGCGGTGCGATCCTGCTGCCGCAGGACCAGATCGCCCGGACCCGGATGCTGCTGGCGCAGCAGGGGCTGCCCTCGGCCGGAGGCGCCGGCTATGAGCTGTTCGACGAACAGGGCGCGCTCGGCCTCACCTCCTTCATGCAGCGCCTGAACAAGGCGCGGGCGCTGGAGGGCGAGCTGGCACGCACGATCCAGACCCTGAACGGGGTCAAGTCGGCGCGCGTCCACCTGTCCATGCCGGACGGCGAGGCCTTCGCCCCCGGGGCAGCCCCGGCCGGCGCCTCCGTCGTCGTCCGGACCGTCACCGGCGGGCTGGACCGCTCCCAGGCGCTGGCGATCCGCCACCTCGTCGCGGCGGCCGTGCCGCGGTTGCAGCCCGGCGCGGTCACGGTGATGGACGCCTCCGGCGTCGTCCTGGCCGCCGACGGCGGGGCGACGGACGGGCTGGCCCTGCTGCACGCGGAGGAGCTGCGCTCCGCCACCGAGACACGGCTCGCCCGCGCGATCGAGGAGATGCTGGTGCCCCGTTTCGGGCCGGGCAACATCCGCGTGCGCGTGGCCGCCGAGATCGACCTGGGCCGGGAGACCCTGCGCGAACAGACCTTCGATCCGAACAGCCGCGTGCTGCGCTCCACCCAGACGGTGGAGGAGCGGGAAAGCTCCCTGGACCGGGACACCGACCAGCCGACCACGGTGGAGCAGAACCTGCCGCTGGAGGCGGCCGACGCCCAGGCGCCCCAGGGCTCGCGCAGCGAAAGCGCACGGGAGGAGGAGACGGCGAACTACGAGATCAGCTCCATCCTGCGCGAACGCGCCCAGGATGCGGGCGAGATCAGGCGTCTGGCCGTCGCCGTGGTGGTGAACGGGAGCTATGTCCCCGGTGCCGACGGCAAGAGCGTCTACCAGCCCCGCAGTGACGAGGAACTGTCGCGCATCGAGCATCTGGTGCGCACCGCGATCGGGTTCGATGACCGGCGCGGCGACATGGTGGCGGTGGAGAATCTCCAGTTCCTCGCCGGCCCCGAGGAGCCGGTCGCGGCGCCGGCCACCGAGCCCGGCCTCGTCGGCAACGACATGGTGCGGCTGCTGCAATGGGTGGTGCTGGGTGTCGTCGCGGTTCTGGTGATCCTTCTGGTGCTCCGCCCTCTGGTGCTGCGCTCCAAGGAAGTCCCGGCTCCGGCGGCCGCGCAGGCTGCGGCACCGCCACAGCTTGCCGACGCCACCACGCCGGTGGCGGGCCAGCTCACCCATGAGGGCAGCGACCTGGTTCCGGCCGGGGAGGAGGGGTCGCAGGAGATGGACGACATCGTCGATCTCCGCAGCGTCGAGGGCGGCGTCAGTGCCGCAGCCCTGCGCCGGCTGGCCGGGATCGTGGACGAGCACCCCGAGGAGAGCATCACCGTGCTGCGCACCTGGATCTATGAGGGAGCTTCCTGA
- a CDS encoding flagellar basal body-associated FliL family protein, translating to MSESTFERLTKKADEAQASRRRRLLLGAGAVVGAGVLGLLASVGSREIGLWTDEAPPPAQAGWSAFVKLPDLTVNLRPTSKVKLLKIGVTLRTAPDKAAELATLEPVLIDGMQDYLRQLDEHDLEGNAGLARLREGLLRRSRLLAAPVPVEDVLLRTMILQ from the coding sequence ATGTCGGAAAGCACTTTCGAGAGACTGACGAAAAAGGCCGATGAAGCGCAGGCGTCACGCCGTCGGCGGCTTCTGCTGGGAGCGGGCGCCGTTGTCGGCGCCGGCGTCCTCGGGCTTCTCGCCTCCGTCGGCAGCCGGGAGATCGGTCTCTGGACCGATGAGGCGCCTCCGCCGGCCCAGGCCGGCTGGTCCGCCTTCGTCAAGCTGCCGGACCTGACCGTCAATCTGCGACCGACCTCAAAGGTCAAGCTGCTGAAGATCGGCGTCACCCTCCGTACCGCTCCCGACAAGGCGGCGGAGCTGGCGACGCTGGAACCCGTCCTGATCGACGGGATGCAGGACTACCTCCGCCAGCTCGACGAGCACGACCTGGAAGGCAATGCCGGCCTTGCCCGCCTGCGCGAAGGCCTGCTGCGGCGCAGCCGCCTGCTGGCCGCGCCGGTGCCGGTCGAGGACGTCCTGCTCAGAACCATGATCCTCCAGTAG
- the fliM gene encoding flagellar motor switch protein FliM — protein MIDQPDETAPADEDEALVAWEAMVAGSEKTLSQTEIDRLLDVDDSKSVRTRSVIDQIVNSSFVNYDRLPMLDVVFDRLVRLLNTSFRNLTSGTVEVTVQQIASVRFGDYLSGIPLPSLIAVVRAEEWDNHCLLTVDSELIYSIVDILLGGRRSDPAPIDGRPYTVIERALAERLIRTVLKDLGTAFSPLSAVGFACERVETTPQFAVITRSNNACISARFQVALDGRGGCVSLLIPYATLEPIRDLLLQMFMGEKFGRDSMWETHLKNELRRTSVDLSAVLGQAQVSLTDLLAWKEGTQLVLDMRPDAQALLTCGHVPMFVGEMGQRNGNVAIRIDADLGAQDEVIHGLLQR, from the coding sequence ATGATCGATCAACCCGATGAGACGGCCCCCGCCGACGAAGACGAGGCCCTCGTCGCCTGGGAGGCGATGGTGGCCGGCAGCGAGAAGACGCTCAGCCAGACGGAGATCGACCGGCTGCTGGACGTGGACGATTCCAAGTCGGTCCGGACCCGCAGCGTCATCGACCAGATCGTCAATTCCAGCTTCGTGAACTACGACCGGCTGCCCATGCTGGACGTGGTGTTCGACCGCCTGGTCCGGCTGCTGAACACCAGCTTCCGCAACCTGACCTCGGGCACGGTCGAGGTGACGGTCCAGCAGATCGCCTCGGTCCGCTTCGGCGATTATCTCTCGGGTATCCCGCTGCCCTCGCTGATCGCCGTCGTCCGGGCGGAGGAGTGGGACAACCACTGCCTGCTGACCGTGGACAGCGAACTGATCTATTCGATCGTGGACATCCTGCTCGGCGGCCGGCGCAGCGACCCCGCGCCGATCGACGGGCGCCCCTATACCGTGATCGAACGCGCCCTGGCGGAGCGGCTGATCCGCACCGTGCTGAAGGATCTCGGCACCGCCTTCTCCCCCCTCTCCGCTGTCGGGTTCGCCTGCGAGCGGGTGGAGACGACACCGCAGTTCGCCGTCATCACCCGGAGCAACAACGCCTGTATCTCCGCCCGCTTCCAGGTGGCGCTGGACGGCCGCGGCGGCTGTGTCTCGCTGCTGATCCCCTATGCCACGCTGGAGCCGATCCGCGATCTGCTGCTGCAGATGTTCATGGGCGAGAAGTTCGGCCGTGACAGCATGTGGGAGACCCACCTGAAGAACGAGCTGCGCCGCACCAGCGTGGATCTGTCCGCGGTGCTGGGGCAGGCGCAGGTCAGCCTGACCGACCTGCTGGCATGGAAGGAGGGCACGCAGCTCGTGCTCGACATGCGCCCCGACGCGCAGGCGCTGCTGACCTGCGGCCATGTCCCGATGTTCGTCGGCGAGATGGGCCAGCGCAACGGCAACGTCGCCATCCGTATCGACGCCGATCTTGGTGCCCAGGACGAGGTGATCCATGGCCTCCTTCAACGCTGA
- a CDS encoding DUF6468 domain-containing protein: MASFNAELLQHGLNLGLALLFVGALVHLARLNQRLTALRGAQSELHGLLRSCSDNVDTAEKSIARLRTATQEMAVGLGRSLDEAERLKADIDATCAAARRLLARLEEGPAPAPFIAAVPEPRPVPPVAPVAAPAEPVVEADPAPKPAVATGAAEPRWVIRRQRPAAPPAPEPKTGERAALRFFRETFRGL; encoded by the coding sequence ATGGCCTCCTTCAACGCTGAACTGCTCCAGCACGGGCTGAACCTGGGTCTGGCGCTGCTGTTCGTCGGCGCGCTGGTGCATCTCGCCCGGCTCAACCAGCGGCTGACGGCGCTGCGCGGCGCCCAGTCGGAACTGCACGGGCTGCTGCGGTCCTGCTCCGACAATGTGGACACGGCCGAGAAGTCGATCGCCCGTCTCCGCACCGCCACGCAGGAGATGGCGGTCGGTCTGGGGCGCAGTCTGGACGAGGCGGAGCGGCTGAAGGCCGACATCGACGCCACCTGTGCCGCGGCCCGGCGCCTGCTGGCCCGGCTGGAGGAAGGGCCGGCGCCCGCCCCCTTCATCGCCGCCGTGCCCGAGCCCCGGCCGGTTCCCCCGGTTGCGCCGGTCGCTGCGCCGGCGGAGCCGGTGGTCGAAGCGGACCCTGCCCCGAAGCCGGCCGTCGCCACCGGCGCCGCCGAGCCGCGCTGGGTGATCCGCCGGCAACGACCCGCCGCCCCGCCCGCCCCCGAGCCCAAGACCGGCGAACGCGCCGCCCTGCGCTTCTTCCGCGAGACGTTCCGCGGCCTCTGA
- a CDS encoding MotE family protein: MSRPRLLPVMIAACALAAPLYAGGVADTLAALAQSAAAPPAQPPSRQPEMAGEPGYADLLAPQGPSASVPDAQAGASAPLPAPVATAGACSPAVLDMVAQERAALDARARDLDNRAQTLEALERRAREQFERLQAARAELAGLLETRTSLSKADLQRLVGIYGAMKPKDAARLLNETETPILVDLVDAMEERRSAPILAEMDAAKVNELTRTLALRRTPEADRPPVPKPARQPAPRTAARPATPVAAAAPVEASRPVPGPGM, from the coding sequence ATGTCCCGTCCCCGACTTCTGCCCGTGATGATCGCCGCCTGCGCTCTGGCGGCCCCGCTCTATGCCGGCGGGGTCGCGGATACACTGGCGGCCCTGGCCCAGTCCGCCGCCGCGCCCCCTGCCCAGCCCCCCTCCCGACAGCCGGAGATGGCCGGTGAACCGGGCTATGCCGACCTGCTGGCGCCCCAGGGGCCGTCCGCCTCCGTGCCCGACGCGCAGGCCGGGGCGTCCGCTCCCCTGCCGGCACCGGTGGCCACGGCGGGCGCCTGTTCCCCTGCCGTGCTGGACATGGTGGCCCAGGAGCGTGCCGCCCTGGACGCCCGGGCGCGCGACCTGGACAACCGGGCGCAGACCCTGGAGGCGCTGGAGCGCCGGGCCCGGGAGCAGTTTGAGCGGTTGCAGGCGGCCCGCGCCGAACTGGCGGGTCTGCTGGAGACGCGCACCAGCCTGTCCAAGGCCGATCTGCAACGCCTCGTCGGCATCTACGGTGCCATGAAGCCCAAGGACGCCGCCCGCCTGCTGAACGAGACGGAGACGCCGATCCTCGTCGATCTGGTGGATGCCATGGAGGAGCGGCGCTCCGCCCCGATCCTGGCGGAGATGGACGCGGCCAAGGTGAACGAGCTGACCCGGACCCTGGCCCTGCGCCGGACGCCCGAGGCCGACCGTCCGCCGGTACCGAAGCCTGCCCGCCAGCCGGCCCCGCGGACCGCCGCCCGTCCGGCGACGCCGGTCGCCGCCGCCGCTCCGGTGGAGGCAAGCCGTCCGGTCCCCGGCCCGGGCATGTGA
- the flhB gene encoding flagellar biosynthesis protein FlhB: protein MSERPEDSQKTEEPTQRKLDEARRKGDVPVSREVSSMMLVLAGVILVGGLGSWMGGHLTDDLLPLVENPGDFPLQAPADAFRLLAWLAGEIGLVLLPAAAILLAAVLLAAVGQNGIVFTTERLKPKLERISPIAGLRRLVSLRTLVEFLKGLAKVAAVGAALLVVLEPELHRMEALALTDVAALPELLTSVLTRLLVATLIASIAIALLDLVWQQFSWRRQQRMTLQELKEEFRQAEGDPHVKARISQLRRERARQRMFSDIPRATVVITNPTHFAVALRYDLSEAPAPVCLAKGMDLVARRIREAAMGHKVPIVENPPLARALHKSVEIGEEVQPEHYMAVAEVISYVVGLQARSQGAAPTPPGQPGVPPAR, encoded by the coding sequence ATGTCGGAAAGGCCCGAAGACAGCCAGAAGACGGAAGAACCGACCCAACGCAAGCTGGACGAGGCGCGGCGGAAGGGTGACGTGCCCGTCAGCCGCGAGGTCAGTTCGATGATGCTGGTGCTTGCCGGCGTCATCCTGGTCGGGGGCCTGGGGTCCTGGATGGGTGGACACCTGACCGACGACCTGCTGCCGCTGGTGGAGAATCCGGGCGACTTCCCCTTGCAGGCGCCGGCCGACGCCTTCCGGCTGCTGGCCTGGCTGGCAGGGGAGATCGGGCTGGTCCTGCTGCCGGCCGCCGCCATCCTGCTGGCCGCCGTGCTGCTGGCCGCCGTCGGGCAGAACGGGATCGTCTTCACCACCGAACGGCTGAAACCGAAGCTGGAACGCATCTCCCCCATCGCCGGCCTGCGCCGGCTCGTCTCCCTGCGCACCCTGGTCGAGTTCCTGAAGGGGCTGGCGAAGGTGGCGGCGGTCGGCGCCGCCCTGCTGGTGGTGCTGGAGCCCGAGCTGCATCGGATGGAGGCGCTGGCGCTCACCGATGTCGCCGCCCTGCCGGAGCTGCTGACCTCCGTGCTGACCCGCCTGCTGGTGGCAACCCTGATCGCCAGCATCGCCATCGCCCTGCTCGATCTTGTCTGGCAGCAGTTCTCCTGGCGGCGGCAGCAGCGCATGACGCTTCAGGAACTGAAGGAGGAGTTCCGCCAGGCGGAGGGCGACCCGCATGTGAAGGCGCGGATCAGCCAGCTCCGCCGGGAGCGCGCGCGCCAACGCATGTTCTCGGATATTCCCCGGGCCACGGTGGTCATCACCAACCCCACGCACTTCGCCGTCGCGCTGCGTTACGATCTCAGCGAGGCACCGGCCCCGGTCTGCCTCGCCAAAGGCATGGATCTGGTGGCCCGGCGCATCCGCGAGGCGGCGATGGGGCACAAGGTGCCCATCGTCGAAAACCCGCCCCTGGCCCGCGCCCTGCACAAGTCGGTGGAGATCGGCGAGGAGGTGCAGCCGGAACACTACATGGCCGTGGCGGAAGTCATCAGCTACGTCGTCGGCCTTCAGGCGCGCTCCCAGGGTGCCGCACCGACGCCGCCCGGGCAGCCGGGCGTTCCGCCGGCGCGCTAG
- a CDS encoding flagellar biosynthetic protein FliR: MTLQATLSGEIYGVLLVLVRVGAALSMLPGFGEMAVPMRTRMAAALALALALAAAVPGLPAVPPAGPGELLRHIVGEAMAGAVIGIGARILFAALQIAGQIIAQSASLSNIFALPGTGFEGGSVLGAYLMMGGLVLVFVTDLHHAMIRALLDSYQLMPAATIPDPRSLGKLTAETVNLSFRLAVQFSAPFLLLGLAYNVGLGLVNRAMPHFAVFFVGLPVSILGGFIVLALVAAAILGGFLDAFGGWLGRF; the protein is encoded by the coding sequence GTGACCCTGCAAGCCACGCTGAGCGGCGAGATCTACGGAGTCCTGCTGGTGCTGGTGCGGGTCGGCGCCGCCCTGTCGATGCTGCCCGGCTTCGGAGAGATGGCGGTGCCCATGCGCACGCGCATGGCCGCAGCCCTGGCGCTGGCGCTGGCGCTGGCCGCCGCTGTGCCCGGCCTGCCGGCCGTCCCCCCCGCCGGTCCGGGCGAGCTGCTGCGCCATATCGTGGGCGAAGCGATGGCCGGGGCCGTGATCGGGATCGGCGCGCGCATCCTGTTCGCGGCGTTGCAGATCGCCGGACAGATCATCGCCCAGTCGGCAAGCCTGTCGAACATCTTCGCCCTGCCGGGAACCGGCTTCGAAGGCGGTTCCGTGCTCGGCGCCTATCTGATGATGGGTGGTCTGGTCCTGGTCTTCGTCACCGACCTGCACCACGCCATGATCCGCGCCCTGCTGGACAGCTACCAGCTCATGCCGGCGGCGACGATCCCCGACCCGCGCTCGCTGGGCAAGCTGACGGCCGAGACCGTGAACCTGTCCTTCCGGCTGGCCGTGCAGTTCTCCGCCCCGTTCCTGCTGCTGGGGCTCGCCTACAATGTGGGGCTGGGGCTGGTGAACCGGGCGATGCCCCATTTCGCTGTCTTCTTCGTCGGGCTGCCGGTGTCGATCCTCGGCGGGTTCATCGTGCTGGCCCTGGTGGCTGCGGCCATCCTGGGCGGTTTCCTGGACGCTTTCGGCGGCTGGCTGGGCCGCTTCTGA